The following are from one region of the Gammaproteobacteria bacterium genome:
- a CDS encoding DUF1841 family protein, with product MLFGQNRDQLRRVYFEAWRKHREKLPLEPLEEMLASVILEHPEYHALLENEDASRDKDYLPELGQTNPFLHMGMHIAIREQLATDRPTGIRDLYKQLLTRLHDAHAVEHHMAECLAEMIWQAQRNNTAPDEIGYLDRLRSRNA from the coding sequence ATGCTATTCGGACAAAACCGTGACCAGCTTCGCCGCGTCTACTTTGAGGCATGGCGCAAACACCGTGAGAAGTTACCGCTGGAACCACTGGAGGAAATGCTCGCCAGTGTCATTCTTGAGCACCCGGAATATCATGCGCTTTTGGAAAATGAAGATGCCTCTCGGGACAAGGATTATCTGCCGGAACTGGGGCAAACCAATCCCTTTCTTCATATGGGAATGCACATTGCCATACGCGAACAACTCGCCACAGACCGCCCAACAGGAATAAGAGATCTCTACAAACAACTACTGACTCGCCTGCACGATGCTCATGCCGTTGAACACCACATGGCGGAATGCCTGGCGGAGATGATTTGGCAGGCGCAACGCAACAATACTGCGCCGGATGAGATCGGTTACCTGGATCGTTTGAGGTCGCGAAATGCGTAG
- the rsxD gene encoding electron transport complex subunit RsxD, giving the protein MQLKTPSSPHAHMPASVTSVMLRVVYALIPGLIAYVWFFGWGVVINILFAIVVALGCEAAMLAMRDKPLKPFLTDGSALVTAVLLAISIPPLSPWWITLIGTAFAIIIAKQLYGGLGYNTFNPAMVGYVLLLISFPVEMTSWQAPLMLITQHSLGFLDTLHIIFGGGLPDGLRLDALTTATPLDTLKTQIKLDHSVDEIISTTPIFGHFGGKGGEWISAGFLLGGLWLLYKRVINWHIPVAMIGGLLGMALIFFIINPVSYPSPLFHLFSGATLLGAFFIATDPVTAPASTRGRLLYGALIGVLVYVIRTWGGYPDAVAFAVLLMNLATPTIDYYIHSRVLGHGAKRKD; this is encoded by the coding sequence ATGCAACTAAAAACTCCCAGCTCCCCTCATGCGCATATGCCGGCATCGGTTACCAGCGTCATGCTGCGCGTGGTGTATGCACTCATCCCTGGCCTGATCGCTTATGTCTGGTTTTTTGGCTGGGGGGTGGTCATCAATATCCTGTTCGCCATTGTTGTCGCGCTGGGCTGCGAAGCGGCGATGCTGGCGATGCGCGATAAACCGCTCAAGCCCTTTCTGACGGATGGCAGCGCATTGGTCACCGCCGTATTGCTCGCCATCTCCATCCCGCCGCTCTCGCCGTGGTGGATTACGCTGATCGGCACGGCGTTTGCGATTATTATCGCCAAACAGCTCTATGGCGGACTCGGTTACAACACCTTCAACCCGGCGATGGTTGGCTATGTGCTGTTGCTGATTTCCTTCCCGGTGGAGATGACCTCTTGGCAGGCGCCTCTGATGCTGATAACCCAGCATAGCCTTGGCTTCCTCGATACGCTGCACATCATCTTCGGCGGCGGGCTGCCTGATGGTCTACGCCTGGATGCGCTGACCACGGCCACGCCGCTGGACACCCTGAAAACCCAAATCAAACTGGATCATAGCGTGGACGAGATTATCAGCACCACGCCCATCTTCGGCCATTTCGGGGGCAAGGGCGGCGAGTGGATCAGCGCGGGGTTTTTGCTGGGCGGGCTGTGGCTGCTCTATAAGCGAGTCATCAACTGGCACATCCCCGTCGCCATGATCGGTGGGCTGCTGGGCATGGCACTGATCTTTTTTATCATCAATCCCGTAAGCTATCCCTCCCCACTATTTCACCTGTTCAGCGGGGCCACACTGCTCGGCGCATTTTTCATCGCCACAGACCCGGTCACCGCGCCCGCCTCCACCCGCGGACGGCTTCTTTATGGCGCGCTGATAGGTGTACTGGTCTACGTTATCCGCACCTGGGGAGGTTATCCCGATGCAGTGGCCTTTGCCGTGTTGTTGATGAATCTGGCGACACCGACCATCGATTATTACATCCACTCGCGCGTTCTCGGCCACGGCGCAAAACGTAAGGACTGA
- the ybgC gene encoding tol-pal system-associated acyl-CoA thioesterase, with protein sequence MSEFQWPVRVYYEDTDSGGVVYYANYLKFMERARSEWLRSLGVEQDELIARDSVIFAVRSAQMEFLSPGRFNDLLHVSARVIWRGRASLTFEQKISRADQGESPLCIGSIKIACLNATTLRPCPIPGYILEKIPYGDVQ encoded by the coding sequence GTGAGTGAGTTTCAGTGGCCCGTCCGTGTCTATTATGAAGATACCGACAGTGGCGGGGTTGTTTATTACGCTAATTATCTGAAGTTTATGGAGCGTGCCCGCAGCGAATGGTTGCGTAGCTTGGGCGTGGAGCAAGATGAACTGATAGCCAGGGATAGTGTGATTTTTGCCGTGCGATCTGCGCAAATGGAGTTTCTCAGCCCAGGGCGGTTTAATGATTTGTTGCATGTCAGCGCAAGGGTAATATGGCGTGGCCGCGCCAGCCTGACTTTTGAGCAAAAAATATCGCGTGCAGATCAAGGCGAATCTCCGCTATGCATAGGGAGTATCAAAATCGCCTGCCTCAATGCCACCACATTGCGCCCGTGCCCCATCCCTGGTTATATCCTTGAAAAAATTCCCTACGGAGATGTTCAGTGA
- the nth gene encoding endonuclease III codes for MTPRKRREIFTRLKAANPHPTTELNYTTPFELLIAVILSAQATDKGVNKATEKLFTVANTPQAILELGEPNLKKYIQTIGLFNSKAHNIIKTCAILVEKHGGQVPAEREELEALPGVGRKTANVILNTAFGQPTIAVDTHIFRVANRIGLAHGKTVLAVEKELLKAVPDEFKHDAHHWLILHGRYTCIARKPRCASCIIYDLCEYPDKTE; via the coding sequence ATGACCCCACGCAAACGTCGCGAGATATTTACCCGCCTCAAGGCGGCCAATCCTCACCCGACTACCGAACTGAATTACACCACACCATTTGAACTGCTGATCGCGGTGATTCTTTCTGCCCAGGCGACAGACAAGGGTGTAAACAAGGCCACGGAAAAACTGTTCACGGTTGCCAACACACCGCAAGCCATTCTGGAATTGGGCGAACCAAACCTGAAAAAATACATCCAGACCATTGGCCTTTTTAATAGCAAGGCGCACAACATCATAAAAACGTGCGCTATCCTGGTGGAAAAACACGGCGGGCAGGTTCCAGCAGAGCGCGAGGAGCTGGAGGCGCTGCCGGGCGTGGGCAGAAAGACCGCAAATGTCATCCTCAACACCGCATTCGGCCAACCCACCATCGCAGTAGATACCCACATTTTCCGAGTCGCCAACCGCATCGGACTCGCCCACGGCAAAACTGTGCTGGCGGTGGAAAAGGAACTATTGAAAGCAGTGCCCGATGAATTCAAGCACGACGCCCATCACTGGCTAATCCTGCACGGACGCTATACCTGCATCGCACGCAAACCACGTTGCGCTTCGTGTATTATTTATGACCTGTGTGAATATCCAGACAAGACAGAGTAA
- the metG gene encoding methionine--tRNA ligase yields MPTTPRKILVTSALPYANGPIHLGHLVEYIQTDIWVRFQKMQGNQCIYVCADDAHGTPIMLRAQQEGITPETLIERIGQEHRADFAGFGIGFDNYYSTHSPENQEFAGLIYQRLREAGHITTRTITQAFDPIKNMFLPDRFIRGECPRCAAKDQYGDSCEVCGATYSPTDLKNPVSALSGATPVEKESEHYFFKLGDFEAMLRDWTHGGALQSEIANKLNEWFEAGLQDWDISRDAPYFGFEIPNAPGKYFYVWLDAPIGYMASFKNLCDRENHSFDDYWGPDSQTELYHFIGKDIVYFHALFWPAILEGAGFRKPTAIFAHGFLTINGQKMSKSRGTFIKARTYLDHLDPEYLRYYFASRISSRVEDIDLQFDDFLQRVNADLVGKVVNIASRCAGFITKRFDGHLSASCAEGGLYEVFSTAGKNIGELYEAREFSRAVREIMALADRANQYIDEKQPWVIAKQPERETELQNVCSVGINLFRVLMIYLKPILPEMATKVETFLDIPELAWKDLHTPLTGHHINTFIPLMTRVEKDKIDTMLASEKPVELSVTNATPIQKGTEHPGALVSDPINAEINFEDFAKIDLRIVRIANAEHVEGAEKLLKLTLDLGSETRTVFAGIKSAYAPEDLVGKLTVMAANLAPRKMKFGVSEGMVLAAGPGGKDIFLLSPDEGAQPGMRVK; encoded by the coding sequence ATGCCTACGACACCGCGTAAGATCCTCGTCACCAGTGCCTTGCCCTATGCCAACGGGCCGATCCACCTCGGCCATCTGGTCGAATATATCCAGACCGACATCTGGGTGCGCTTTCAAAAAATGCAGGGCAACCAGTGCATTTATGTATGCGCCGATGACGCCCACGGCACGCCGATCATGCTGCGTGCCCAGCAGGAAGGCATTACACCGGAGACGCTGATCGAGCGCATTGGCCAGGAGCACCGCGCCGATTTTGCGGGCTTCGGCATTGGCTTTGACAATTATTACTCCACGCACTCACCGGAGAACCAGGAGTTTGCGGGGCTGATTTACCAGCGCCTGCGCGAAGCCGGGCACATCACCACGCGCACCATCACCCAGGCCTTTGACCCGATCAAGAACATGTTTCTGCCGGACCGTTTCATCCGCGGCGAGTGTCCGCGCTGCGCGGCCAAGGATCAATACGGTGACAGTTGCGAGGTGTGCGGCGCCACATATTCACCGACGGACCTGAAAAACCCGGTGTCGGCGCTCAGCGGCGCGACGCCGGTTGAGAAAGAATCCGAGCACTATTTCTTCAAGCTGGGTGATTTTGAAGCGATGCTGCGAGACTGGACGCACGGTGGCGCATTGCAGAGCGAGATTGCAAACAAGCTTAACGAGTGGTTCGAGGCAGGGCTCCAGGATTGGGACATCTCACGCGATGCGCCCTACTTCGGCTTCGAGATTCCGAATGCCCCGGGAAAGTACTTTTACGTATGGCTGGATGCGCCGATCGGTTACATGGCGAGTTTCAAGAACCTGTGCGACCGGGAAAACCATAGTTTTGACGACTACTGGGGGCCGGACAGCCAGACAGAACTTTATCACTTCATCGGCAAGGACATCGTCTACTTCCACGCCCTGTTCTGGCCTGCAATACTGGAGGGTGCCGGCTTCCGCAAACCTACGGCGATCTTTGCGCACGGCTTTCTCACCATCAACGGCCAGAAGATGTCCAAATCGCGCGGCACGTTTATCAAGGCGCGCACCTATCTGGATCATCTCGACCCTGAATATCTGCGCTATTACTTCGCCAGCCGGATCAGCAGCCGCGTGGAGGATATCGACCTTCAATTCGATGATTTTTTGCAGCGTGTCAATGCCGACCTGGTGGGCAAGGTGGTGAACATCGCCAGCCGCTGCGCGGGGTTCATCACCAAGCGCTTCGATGGCCATCTATCGGCCTCCTGTGCGGAAGGTGGTTTATACGAAGTATTTTCTACCGCTGGCAAGAATATAGGTGAGCTTTACGAAGCGCGTGAATTCAGCCGCGCAGTGCGCGAGATTATGGCGCTGGCGGACCGCGCCAACCAGTATATCGATGAAAAACAGCCGTGGGTGATCGCCAAGCAGCCTGAGCGCGAAACCGAACTGCAGAATGTATGCAGCGTCGGCATCAATCTGTTCCGGGTACTGATGATCTACTTGAAACCTATTCTGCCAGAGATGGCGACCAAGGTTGAGACGTTCCTTGATATTCCTGAACTTGCATGGAAAGACCTCCATACTCCGCTAACAGGCCACCATATCAACACCTTTATCCCACTTATGACGCGTGTTGAGAAAGACAAGATCGACACCATGCTGGCCAGCGAAAAACCAGTGGAACTCTCCGTCACGAATGCGACTCCAATACAGAAGGGCACAGAACACCCTGGCGCACTGGTGAGCGACCCGATCAACGCAGAGATCAATTTTGAAGACTTCGCCAAGATAGACCTACGCATAGTACGTATCGCGAATGCCGAACACGTAGAGGGCGCGGAAAAGCTGCTCAAGCTGACACTGGACCTGGGCAGCGAGACACGCACCGTGTTTGCGGGTATCAAGTCAGCCTATGCTCCCGAAGACCTGGTGGGCAAGTTGACGGTGATGGCCGCCAACCTCGCGCCGCGCAAGATGAAGTTCGGCGTATCAGAAGGCATGGTGCTGGCAGCCGGGCCGGGCGGCAAGGACATTTTTCTGCTCTCGCCCGATGAAGGTGCGCAACCGGGAATGCGGGTGAAGTAG
- a CDS encoding DUF1003 domain-containing protein — translation MNKAAKNKERAEKKPALASVIERNIRTIIHLRMKAERERSVQDKIADAITSFSGRMLFVYVHVVWFVLWILLNTGQFGVPAFDPFPYGLLTMVVSLEAIFLSTFVLISQNRLSVESERRADLDLHIGLLTEHELTRVLQMLDAIQGKLGIENDVESDLADLEVETKPEDVLAEIERLQQRSAAGRSPTG, via the coding sequence GTGAATAAAGCCGCGAAAAATAAAGAGCGCGCAGAAAAAAAGCCGGCACTGGCCAGCGTCATCGAGCGCAACATTCGCACGATTATCCATCTGCGCATGAAGGCTGAGCGCGAGCGCAGCGTGCAAGACAAAATCGCCGATGCTATTACCTCTTTTTCGGGCCGCATGCTGTTTGTCTATGTGCATGTCGTGTGGTTTGTCCTCTGGATTTTGCTTAACACCGGGCAATTTGGTGTGCCTGCCTTCGACCCATTCCCATACGGGTTGTTGACCATGGTTGTGTCGCTGGAAGCGATTTTCCTTTCAACCTTTGTGCTGATCAGTCAGAACCGTTTGAGTGTAGAGTCTGAGCGGCGTGCCGATCTGGATTTGCACATCGGTTTGCTTACCGAACATGAATTGACGCGAGTATTGCAAATGCTCGATGCGATACAGGGAAAATTGGGCATCGAAAATGATGTTGAAAGCGACCTGGCAGACCTCGAAGTGGAAACCAAGCCGGAAGATGTGTTGGCGGAAATCGAGCGTCTGCAACAGCGCTCGGCCGCCGGAAGATCTCCCACTGGATGA
- the tolQ gene encoding protein TolQ, whose protein sequence is MTADLSILHLILNASLLVQLVMALLLVVSMVSWTLIFRKWASLRDARQMANAFEARFWSGNDLNSLYKEASQRRELAAGMEGIFCAGFKEFAQLRKQGGAEPMAVLEGAQRAMRVALNREIDALEMNLPFLATVGSTSPYVGLFGTVWGIMNSFRGLGNVHQATLAMVAPGIAEALIATAMGLFAAIPAVVAYNRYNNDVERLINRYETFLEEFSTLLQRHAHQGAG, encoded by the coding sequence GTGACGGCTGATTTGTCGATTCTTCACCTTATATTAAACGCCAGCCTGCTGGTGCAGCTTGTGATGGCGTTATTGCTGGTGGTTTCAATGGTCTCCTGGACCCTGATCTTCCGCAAATGGGCATCTCTGAGAGATGCGCGTCAGATGGCAAACGCTTTTGAAGCGCGCTTTTGGTCTGGCAATGATCTCAATAGCCTGTATAAAGAGGCATCTCAGCGGCGAGAGCTGGCCGCAGGCATGGAAGGCATCTTCTGCGCGGGTTTCAAGGAATTTGCCCAGCTGCGCAAACAGGGTGGTGCTGAGCCGATGGCCGTGCTGGAGGGTGCGCAACGCGCCATGCGGGTAGCGCTGAATCGCGAGATCGACGCCTTGGAGATGAATTTGCCCTTTCTCGCTACGGTGGGCTCTACCAGCCCGTATGTCGGCCTGTTTGGCACTGTCTGGGGAATTATGAACTCCTTCCGCGGGCTGGGTAATGTTCACCAAGCCACGCTTGCGATGGTGGCGCCAGGCATTGCCGAGGCGCTGATCGCCACTGCCATGGGGTTGTTCGCCGCGATTCCGGCAGTGGTTGCCTATAACAGGTACAACAACGACGTGGAGCGGTTGATCAACCGCTACGAAACTTTCCTTGAGGAATTTTCCACGCTGCTGCAACGCCATGCGCATCAAGGAGCGGGCTAA
- the rsxA gene encoding electron transport complex subunit RsxA, whose amino-acid sequence MTEYLLILVSTVLVNNFVLVKFLGLCPFMGVSKKLETATGMGLATTFVLTLSSVSSYLVNEYLLAPLGLEYLRTIAFIMVIAAVVQFTEMVVHKTSPVLYQVLGIFLPLITVNCVVLGVALLNVQEQHGFLQSALYGFGGAVGSSLVLIMFAAMRERIIVADVPVAFRGPAIALVTAGLMSMAFMGFSGLVRG is encoded by the coding sequence ATGACTGAATACCTACTCATCCTCGTCAGCACCGTGCTGGTGAACAACTTCGTGCTGGTGAAGTTTCTTGGACTGTGCCCGTTCATGGGCGTGTCGAAGAAGCTGGAGACCGCCACGGGCATGGGGCTGGCCACCACGTTCGTGCTCACGCTGTCCTCGGTGAGCAGTTATTTGGTCAATGAATACCTGCTCGCACCGCTTGGGCTGGAATATCTGCGCACCATCGCCTTCATCATGGTGATCGCGGCGGTGGTGCAGTTCACCGAGATGGTGGTGCACAAGACCAGCCCGGTGCTGTATCAGGTGCTGGGCATCTTTCTGCCGTTGATCACCGTCAACTGCGTAGTATTGGGCGTGGCGTTGCTTAACGTGCAGGAGCAGCATGGTTTTCTCCAGTCCGCGCTGTACGGCTTCGGTGGTGCGGTTGGCTCGTCCCTGGTGCTGATCATGTTCGCCGCGATGCGTGAACGCATTATCGTTGCCGACGTGCCGGTGGCCTTCCGGGGGCCTGCAATTGCACTGGTAACGGCGGGGTTGATGTCGATGGCGTTCATGGGCTTTTCAGGTTTGGTTAGAGGTTAG
- the rsxC gene encoding electron transport complex subunit RsxC, with the protein MIRRLWKFNGGVHLPAHKEESTHHPVQRAPLPKRLILPLHQHIGESAEAVVKVGDQVLKGQMIAHAKGFVSAPVHAPSSGVVVEIGDFPVPHPSGLSAPCIVIETDGADQWTPLQTHGDYTQLDPSALRNIIREAGIVGLGGAGFPSFIKLNPGPGKVVNTLILNGVECEPYITCDDMLMRERAPDIIAGVGIIRHALHARECIVALEDNKPDAYAAMCAAAAGTDIQVVQVPTIYPAGGEKQLVKVLTGMEVPGNGLPIHIGVVCHNVGTAAAVYRAVEYGEPLISRYMTITGGNIAQPRNLEVLIGTPVKDLLDECGWNPGTLERLLMGGPMMGFALPSDSVPVIKTTNCILAMTASDSLPQRPVMPCIRCGACADACPVNLLPQQLYWHAHAKDLDKVQEYNLFDCIECGCCSYVCPSNIPLVHYYRYAKTEIWAKEREKQKAEAARLRYEFRLQRIEREKTERAAKHTQKKEELTAAPADPSDTKKAAIVAAMERAQAKREEIKGGE; encoded by the coding sequence GTGATCCGGCGCCTTTGGAAATTCAACGGCGGCGTCCATCTGCCAGCACACAAAGAGGAATCCACTCATCACCCGGTGCAGCGAGCACCCCTGCCCAAACGGTTAATCCTGCCGCTGCACCAGCATATCGGCGAATCCGCCGAGGCTGTCGTTAAAGTCGGCGATCAGGTGCTAAAGGGGCAAATGATTGCGCACGCCAAGGGTTTTGTCAGCGCGCCGGTACATGCCCCCAGCTCTGGGGTCGTGGTCGAGATCGGTGATTTTCCCGTGCCACACCCTTCGGGCCTGAGCGCTCCCTGTATCGTCATCGAAACCGACGGCGCAGACCAATGGACTCCACTGCAAACGCACGGCGATTACACGCAGCTTGATCCCAGTGCATTACGCAACATCATCCGCGAGGCGGGTATTGTAGGCTTGGGCGGCGCGGGTTTCCCCTCCTTCATCAAACTCAATCCCGGCCCCGGCAAGGTGGTCAACACCCTGATACTCAACGGCGTGGAGTGTGAACCTTACATCACCTGCGACGACATGTTGATGCGCGAACGTGCGCCGGACATCATCGCTGGCGTGGGCATCATCCGCCACGCCCTGCACGCGCGCGAGTGCATTGTCGCGCTCGAAGACAACAAGCCCGACGCCTATGCGGCGATGTGCGCCGCTGCGGCGGGGACAGACATCCAGGTGGTGCAGGTGCCGACCATCTATCCGGCAGGCGGTGAAAAACAGTTGGTCAAGGTGCTCACCGGCATGGAAGTGCCGGGCAACGGCCTGCCGATTCATATCGGCGTAGTGTGTCACAACGTAGGCACCGCCGCCGCCGTGTACCGCGCAGTGGAATATGGCGAGCCGCTGATCTCGCGCTATATGACCATCACTGGCGGCAATATTGCCCAGCCACGTAACCTGGAGGTGTTGATCGGCACGCCGGTGAAGGATCTGCTCGACGAGTGCGGCTGGAATCCCGGTACGCTGGAGCGCCTGCTCATGGGCGGGCCAATGATGGGCTTCGCACTGCCAAGCGACAGTGTACCGGTGATCAAGACCACCAACTGCATCCTGGCCATGACCGCCTCCGACAGCCTTCCGCAACGGCCCGTGATGCCGTGTATCCGCTGCGGGGCATGTGCGGATGCCTGTCCGGTCAACCTGCTGCCGCAACAGCTCTACTGGCACGCTCACGCCAAGGATCTGGATAAGGTGCAGGAATATAATCTGTTTGACTGCATCGAGTGCGGCTGCTGTTCCTATGTGTGTCCGAGCAATATCCCGCTGGTACACTATTACCGCTACGCCAAGACCGAGATCTGGGCCAAGGAGCGTGAAAAACAGAAGGCCGAGGCTGCCCGCCTGCGCTACGAATTTCGCCTGCAACGCATCGAGCGCGAAAAGACCGAGCGCGCGGCAAAGCATACGCAGAAAAAGGAAGAACTGACCGCTGCGCCTGCAGACCCCTCCGATACCAAGAAGGCGGCCATCGTGGCGGCGATGGAGCGGGCGCAGGCGAAGCGTGAAGAGATAAAGGGCGGAGAATGA
- the rsxG gene encoding electron transport complex subunit RsxG, protein MSLPKHMLQMALLLGAFTVIGAGMVALTHDATAERISIEERATLLRTLNSLVPSTLHDNDISADITTVASKEFLGTDQPVTVYRARLKNTPVAAIMSPIAPDGYSGAIKLLVAIRYDGTLSGVRVITHHETPGLGDAIEIERSGWITGFNGKSLLNPDAAGWRVKKDGGVYDQFTGATITPRAVVKAVHKCLQYFSANREALFASRPTEVNPHGK, encoded by the coding sequence ATGTCCCTGCCAAAACACATGCTACAAATGGCCCTGCTGCTAGGCGCATTCACCGTGATCGGCGCCGGAATGGTGGCACTCACCCATGACGCCACCGCTGAGCGCATCTCCATCGAGGAACGCGCGACGCTATTGCGCACTCTAAACAGCCTGGTGCCTTCAACGCTGCATGACAACGACATTTCCGCCGACATAACTACAGTAGCATCCAAGGAATTTCTCGGCACTGATCAGCCTGTCACGGTATACCGTGCACGCTTGAAGAACACGCCTGTGGCAGCGATTATGTCACCCATCGCCCCCGATGGTTACAGCGGTGCGATCAAGCTACTGGTAGCGATTCGTTACGACGGCACACTGTCCGGGGTGCGGGTTATCACGCATCACGAAACGCCTGGGCTGGGCGACGCCATTGAGATTGAGCGTTCCGGCTGGATCACGGGCTTCAACGGAAAATCACTGTTGAACCCCGATGCCGCCGGATGGCGCGTCAAGAAAGATGGCGGAGTATACGATCAATTCACCGGAGCAACCATTACACCACGCGCTGTAGTCAAGGCCGTGCATAAGTGTTTACAATACTTTTCTGCAAACCGCGAAGCGCTATTCGCCTCACGTCCGACGGAGGTCAACCCCCATGGCAAATAA
- the rsxB gene encoding electron transport complex subunit RsxB has translation MLAAIIALGALAAAFGLVLGYAAIRFKVEGDPLAEKINAILPQTQCGQCGYPGCRPYAEAIAKGEADINQCPPGGEAGVVKLADLLGRDPKPLSAEHGQVKPKMVAVIDESICIGCTLCIQACPVDAILGAAKQMHTVIAKECTGCELCVAPCPVNCIDMVPLKPSIAQWTWTFPDEQPAREAQPPALKGAHG, from the coding sequence GTGCTCGCAGCAATCATTGCGTTAGGCGCCCTGGCGGCCGCGTTCGGGCTGGTACTGGGCTACGCTGCGATCCGCTTCAAGGTCGAGGGCGACCCGCTTGCCGAGAAGATCAACGCCATCCTGCCCCAAACCCAGTGCGGCCAGTGCGGCTATCCCGGTTGCCGCCCCTATGCCGAGGCGATAGCCAAGGGCGAGGCGGATATCAATCAGTGCCCACCCGGCGGCGAGGCCGGCGTCGTCAAGCTGGCCGATCTGCTAGGCCGCGACCCCAAGCCGCTGAGTGCGGAACACGGCCAGGTCAAGCCCAAAATGGTGGCGGTCATTGATGAGTCTATCTGCATCGGCTGCACGCTATGCATCCAGGCCTGCCCGGTGGATGCCATTCTTGGCGCAGCCAAGCAAATGCACACCGTCATCGCCAAGGAATGCACTGGCTGCGAGTTGTGTGTCGCGCCTTGCCCCGTCAACTGCATAGACATGGTGCCTCTCAAACCGAGCATCGCGCAGTGGACATGGACATTTCCCGATGAACAACCGGCTCGGGAGGCGCAACCGCCCGCTCTGAAAGGCGCGCACGGGTGA
- a CDS encoding electron transport complex subunit E, translated as MANNDSNGDYGEIAQNGLWDNNPALVQILGLCPLLAVSGTVINGLGLGIATLVTLALSNAVVSLIRHQVKPDVRIPVFVVVIASIVTAIELAMNAYVHDLYLVLGIFIPLIVTNCSVLGRAEAFASKTTVGRAALDGFTMGLGFLAVLVVLGGLREVLGKGTLFSQAHLMFGEGAKWMTITLFDDYRGFLFALLPPGAFIGLGLLIALKNVIDARRKQRRGAVAMAMPTSAARTAA; from the coding sequence ATGGCAAATAATGACTCCAATGGTGATTACGGCGAAATCGCCCAGAATGGGCTGTGGGACAACAACCCCGCGCTGGTGCAGATCCTCGGTTTGTGCCCGCTGCTGGCGGTATCCGGCACCGTCATCAATGGCCTGGGACTGGGTATTGCCACCCTGGTGACGCTGGCGCTATCGAATGCCGTGGTGTCCCTGATCCGCCATCAGGTCAAACCGGATGTGCGCATCCCGGTGTTTGTGGTAGTCATTGCCTCCATCGTCACCGCTATCGAACTGGCCATGAACGCCTATGTCCACGATCTGTATCTTGTGCTCGGCATATTCATTCCACTGATCGTCACCAATTGCTCGGTATTGGGCCGTGCAGAGGCGTTTGCGTCGAAGACCACGGTAGGCCGCGCCGCGTTGGACGGCTTCACCATGGGACTGGGTTTTCTTGCCGTATTGGTGGTGCTGGGTGGCCTGCGTGAAGTGCTTGGAAAGGGCACGCTGTTCTCCCAGGCCCACTTGATGTTTGGCGAGGGCGCCAAGTGGATGACCATTACCCTGTTCGACGATTACCGTGGGTTCCTGTTTGCCCTCCTACCTCCTGGCGCTTTCATCGGGCTGGGTCTGCTCATCGCACTCAAGAATGTTATCGACGCGCGTCGCAAGCAGCGTCGTGGCGCGGTCGCCATGGCGATGCCGACAAGCGCCGCAAGGACTGCTGCGTAA